The following coding sequences lie in one Arachis hypogaea cultivar Tifrunner chromosome 9, arahy.Tifrunner.gnm2.J5K5, whole genome shotgun sequence genomic window:
- the LOC112711143 gene encoding calcium-transporting ATPase 9, plasma membrane-type-like isoform X2 — protein MQDGAAVTGASLIAVNVTGNAIYDPISSIVVGNLLGMVKRLRSLSPWCQRRVELCTKAGVKVRMVTGDNLQTARAIALECGILTPNDKLLLMQALRKGGKVVAVTGDGTNDAPALHEV, from the exons ATGCAGGATGGTGCTGCTGTGACAGGGGCATCATTGATTGCAGTGAATGTCACTGGAAATGCTATTTATGATCCCATAAGCTCAATCGTAGTTGGCAACTTACTTGGCATGGTAAAGAGGCTCA GATCCTTGTCGCCCTGGTGTCAAAGAAGAGTGGAACTATGCACTAAAGCTGGTGTCAAG GTACGCATGGTTACCGGAGACAACCTTCAAACAGCAAGGGCAATAGCTTTGGAGTGTGGGATACTTACTCCTAATGACAAGCTTTTGCTTATGCAAGCTCTACGTAAAGGAGGTAAAGTTGTTGCCGTCACAGGAGATGGAACCAATGATGCCCCTGCACTTCACGAG GTTTGA
- the LOC112711143 gene encoding calcium-transporting ATPase 9, plasma membrane-type-like isoform X1, protein MELQHDGAAVTGASLIAVNVTGNAIYDPISSIVVGNLLGMVKRLRSLSPWCQRRVELCTKAGVKVRMVTGDNLQTARAIALECGILTPNDKLLLMQALRKGGKVVAVTGDGTNDAPALHEV, encoded by the exons GATGGTGCTGCTGTGACAGGGGCATCATTGATTGCAGTGAATGTCACTGGAAATGCTATTTATGATCCCATAAGCTCAATCGTAGTTGGCAACTTACTTGGCATGGTAAAGAGGCTCA GATCCTTGTCGCCCTGGTGTCAAAGAAGAGTGGAACTATGCACTAAAGCTGGTGTCAAG GTACGCATGGTTACCGGAGACAACCTTCAAACAGCAAGGGCAATAGCTTTGGAGTGTGGGATACTTACTCCTAATGACAAGCTTTTGCTTATGCAAGCTCTACGTAAAGGAGGTAAAGTTGTTGCCGTCACAGGAGATGGAACCAATGATGCCCCTGCACTTCACGAG GTTTGA